The stretch of DNA TTTGAAATTCCTGCATCAGCAGCAATTGCGTCGATTAATTCAGATTTGTTCATAGCTTAATAAATTAAATTTAAATGATACACAAATATAATCTTTCCCTTTGTTTATGCAAGTTTTAGATGAAAAAAAATACTTTTTTTCATCAAATATTAATGTTTAATTCTTTTTTTTAACTAATTTACAATAAATCATTAATCATCTAAGGCTAACCAACTTACATTTTGATTGCCGTTGATAAAGTCTTTTGCACTCATTTTGCGTTTTCCTTGTGGTTGGATTTCTAGAATTTCATAAACACCATTTTCTACCCGGACAAATAAATTTTTTTTGGTAAGATGAAGAACATTTTTACTTAAATCTTCAGGAAAGTCCTGAGCAATTTTACCGGCTAAAATTTTGGCCGATTTACCGTTAATCATTGTCCATGCCGCTGGGTAAGGGCTTAGACCTCTTACATGATTATGTATCTTTTCTAACTTCCAACTCCAATCGATTCTGCAATCATCCTTGTAAAGTTTTGGTGCATGATGCAAGTCTTTCTCCAACGGTTGTGGATAAGAAGTTATAGAGTCTTTTTCTAAAGCATCGAGTGTTTCAACAACTAGTTTTTTGCCAAGATTCATCAGCTCATCATGTATTTTCCCGACATTATCATCTACACCGATGGCAACTTTGTCTGTTAGAAGAATTTTACCAGTATCTATTTTTTCATCAATTAAAAATGTAGTTACTCCTGTTTCCTTTTCTCCATTCATGATTGCCCAGTTTATGGGTGCAGCTCCACGATATTGCGGGAGCAGAGAACCGTGTAAGTTAAATGTTCCTTTTGGTGGAATCGACCATACTACATGGGGCAACATACGAAAAGCTACTACTACAAAAACGTCGGCGTCTAGCTTTTTAAGTGCCTCTATAAAGTTTTTATCGCGTAGTTTTTCTGGTTGTAAAAGGGGTAGTTTTTTTTCTTCTGCATATTGTTTTACTGCCGATTGCTGTATTTTTTGCCCTCTTCCTGCTGGTTTGTCAGGAACTGTTACAACCCCAACAATTTCGTGCAGACTGTTTTCGTGGATTTCCTGGAGAGACGCTTTTGCAAATTCTGGCGTCCCCATAAAGACAACTCGCATATTTTTATTTTTTTTATAGTTTCTTGAAGGTGTCCAAACCTTCTATTTTCAATTTCATTTCATCAACCAAATATTGTAGT from Weeksella virosa DSM 16922 encodes:
- the fmt gene encoding methionyl-tRNA formyltransferase, with product MRVVFMGTPEFAKASLQEIHENSLHEIVGVVTVPDKPAGRGQKIQQSAVKQYAEEKKLPLLQPEKLRDKNFIEALKKLDADVFVVVAFRMLPHVVWSIPPKGTFNLHGSLLPQYRGAAPINWAIMNGEKETGVTTFLIDEKIDTGKILLTDKVAIGVDDNVGKIHDELMNLGKKLVVETLDALEKDSITSYPQPLEKDLHHAPKLYKDDCRIDWSWKLEKIHNHVRGLSPYPAAWTMINGKSAKILAGKIAQDFPEDLSKNVLHLTKKNLFVRVENGVYEILEIQPQGKRKMSAKDFINGNQNVSWLALDD